From Juglans regia cultivar Chandler chromosome 8, Walnut 2.0, whole genome shotgun sequence, the proteins below share one genomic window:
- the LOC118349192 gene encoding uncharacterized mitochondrial protein AtMg00810-like: MTTVRCVLAIAAAKNWIIHQMDVNNAFLHGDLDEEVYMKLPPGYCPKGETRVCRLRKSLYGLKQASRFVQSQADHSLFTLITATNLTIVLVYVDDILVVGNDLSQVTYFKTIISTHFKTKDLGPLKYFLGLEVARSPSGIFLNQRKYALDILTDSGLLGSRPASFPMEQNLKLSDTDGDLLPDPGPYRRLVGRLIYLTITQPDIVFAVNILSQFMHAPRVPHMTAATHVLRYIKGTPGQSIFFSSSNDMHVSAYTDSDWASCPTTRRSTTGFFITLGSSPISWRTKKQTTVARSSTEAEYRAMAVTTCELVWIQQLLHDLGISHKDPMTLYCDNQSALYIAQNPVFHERTKHIEIDCHIVRDKLRSGLFTTAHLPSSEQIADIFTKALDAKCV; the protein is encoded by the exons ATGACCACAGTTCGCTGTGTTCTTGCTATTGCTGCTGCCAAAAATTGGATTATTCACCAAATGGATGTCAACAATGCATTCTTACACGGTGATCTTGATGAGGAAGTTTACATGAAACTTCCTCCCGGTTATTGTCCTAAGGGGGAGACACGGGTTTGCCGTCTACGGAAATCCCTCTACGGCCTCAAGCAGGCCTCCC GTTTTGTTCAGTCTCAGGCAGATCATTCTCTTTTCACCTTGATCACTGCTACCAACCTCACCAttgttcttgtttatgttgatgacattttgGTTGTCGGCAATGATCTTTCTCAGGTTACCTACTTCAAGACTATTATTTCCACTCACTTCAAAACCAAGGATCTTGGTcctctcaaatatttccttggACTTGAAGTTGCTCGCTCTCCTTCTGGCATCTTTCTTAATCAACGGAAATATGCCCTCGACATCCTTACTGATAGCGGCCTTCTTGGTTCTCGCCCTGCTTCCTTCCCTATGGAACAAAACTTGAAGCTCAGTGACACTGATGGCGATCTTCTTCCTGATCCCGGCCCCTATCGACGGTTAGTTGGACGACTCATTTATCTCACCATTACCCAACCCGACATTGTTTTTGCAGTGAACATTCTCAGCCAATTTATGCATGCCCCCCGGGTTCCGCACATGACTGCTGCCACACATGTCCTTCGTTACATTAAAGGCACCCCAGGCCAaagcatttttttctcttcctctaatGATATGCATGTTAGTGCTTAtactgattctgattgggccagTTGTCCCACCACTCGTCGCTCCACTACCGGTTTCTTTATCACACTTGGTTCTAGTCCCATTTCTTGGCGTACTAAGAAACAGACAACTGTTGCTCGCTCCTCTACCGAAGCTGAATATCGTGCCATGGCCGTCACTACATGTGAACTAGTCTGGATTCAACAACTACTTCATGATCTTGGCATCTCTCACAAAGACCCTATGACTctctattgtgacaatcaatctgcCCTTTATATTGCTCAAAACCCAGTTTTTCACGAGCgtaccaaacatattgaaattgattgcCACATTGTTCGTGACAAACTTCGTTCGGGTCTCTTCACCACCGCTCATCTTCCTTCTTCAGAGCAGATTgcagacatcttcaccaaagccttGG ATGCGAagtgtgtttga